CCGCGGTCCGATCGAGCCGATCATGGAGTTCGACCGCACCCACAACCCGTTCCGGCAGGCGGTGGTGACGCGGCCCATCGAGCATGAGAACGGCTGGGTCACCATCCCAGACGCGCCGGGACTGGGGATCGAGATCGACCGCGCTGCCCTCAAGGATTTCGCACCGAAGGGCTGAACGTCCTGACGGCGTTCCGTCTCTCACCTCATATCGCCTCGAAGGACCGACGATGATCGACCGCAAGCTCACCGGCGCAAAGCCCAGGACCCGGATGCCCAAGGGCGCCTGCGACACGCAGATGCACATGTACCTGCCGGGCTACGGCTGGCGGGCGGATGGCAAAGGCGTGCCCGCCGAGCCTCTGCCCACGCCCGAGATGTACCGCAAGACCATGGGCTGGCTCGGCATCGACCGGGTGGTGATCACCCAGGGCAACGGGCACCAAATGGACAACGCCAGCCTGCTCGCCTGCGTCGCCGAGATGGGCGAGTGCGCGCGCGGCGTGGCGGTGATCACCGGCGAGACCTCGGAGGCGGAGATGACGCGGCTGGCCGAGAGCGGGATCGTCGGCGCGCGGATCATGGATCTGCCCGGCGGGGCGGTGGGTCTCGATCAGCTCGAGGCGGTGGATGCGCGCGCCCATGCGGCGGGATGGATGATGGCGGTGCAATTCGACGGCACCGCGCTCCAGGAGCTGGAGCCGAGGCTGGCGAAGCTGAGATCCAACTGGGTGCTCGACCATCATGGCAAGATCTTCGGCGGCATCACCCCCGAGCATGTCGCCACCATCAAGCGGCTCATCGACGGGGGCCGGTGCTGGTTCAAGTTCGCCGGCTGCTACGAGGCGACCACGATGTCGGGCCCCGACTATCCCGACATCGCCGCGCTCAGCCGCGAAATTGGGGCTCACGCCCCCGAGCGCATCGTCTGGGGCACCAACTGGCCGCACAACGCCGCCAGCCGCACCGAGGACTATCCCGACGACGCTCATCTGCTGGATCTTGCCATGAGCTGGCTGCCGGATGACGCGCAGCACCGCGCACTGGTGGAGAACCCGCAGCAGCTCTATGGTTTTCCTCAGATAAGCTAGGGAGACAGCATGGCCCGGATACTTTGCTATGGCGACAGCCTCACCTGGGGGCACGATGCCGCCAATGGCGCGCAGCGCCACGCGATTGCCGATCTCTGGCCCTCGGTGCTGGCCGAGGCGCTTCCTGGTGTCACGGTGCTGGCCGACGGGGTCGGCGGGCGCACCACCTCCTTTGACGATCATGCCGCGCCCTGTGACCGCAACGCCACGCGCACGCTGCCGGTGGCGCTGGCGGCGCATATGCCGCTCGATGCGGTGGTGATCCTTCTGGGTACGAACGATCTCAAGCCGAAGTTCGGCGGGATGGCGATCAGCGCGCAGCAGGGGATGCGCCGGCTGGTCCAGCTGGTGCGGGGCTTTCCCTACACGCCTGCCAGCGCGGTGCCCAAGGTGCTGATCGTCGCGCCGCCGCTTTGCACCGCGCCTGCGCAGGGCGCCTCCGACAGCCCCATCCGTGCCGAGCAATCGGCGCTCTTCGCCCCGCTCTACGCGGCGCTGGCAGAAGAGATGGGCG
The sequence above is a segment of the Alloyangia pacifica genome. Coding sequences within it:
- a CDS encoding amidohydrolase family protein, whose protein sequence is MIDRKLTGAKPRTRMPKGACDTQMHMYLPGYGWRADGKGVPAEPLPTPEMYRKTMGWLGIDRVVITQGNGHQMDNASLLACVAEMGECARGVAVITGETSEAEMTRLAESGIVGARIMDLPGGAVGLDQLEAVDARAHAAGWMMAVQFDGTALQELEPRLAKLRSNWVLDHHGKIFGGITPEHVATIKRLIDGGRCWFKFAGCYEATTMSGPDYPDIAALSREIGAHAPERIVWGTNWPHNAASRTEDYPDDAHLLDLAMSWLPDDAQHRALVENPQQLYGFPQIS
- a CDS encoding SGNH/GDSL hydrolase family protein, which codes for MARILCYGDSLTWGHDAANGAQRHAIADLWPSVLAEALPGVTVLADGVGGRTTSFDDHAAPCDRNATRTLPVALAAHMPLDAVVILLGTNDLKPKFGGMAISAQQGMRRLVQLVRGFPYTPASAVPKVLIVAPPLCTAPAQGASDSPIRAEQSALFAPLYAALAEEMGVAVFDAGTVAQASPVDGIHLDAANTRAIGAALAEPVRALLAI